A stretch of the Rhizomicrobium sp. genome encodes the following:
- a CDS encoding SMP-30/gluconolactonase/LRE family protein, translating to MTPDCVWNVEAMLGEGPLWVPRDQALWFVDIKKRHIHRYEPATGGKATFDAPESPGFLTPEGDGFIVGLTSGLYRFDPKTSAFDLLHRVDADKPGNRINDGARDAADRLWFGTMDNGEAAPTGSLYRLDASGPVAVEGGIAITNGPCSSPDGKTFYHTDTLKKQVYAYDLGADGALSNKRVFATIEDGAGYPDGSVIDAEGCLWLGLYGGWAARRYAPDGKLVSTVRFPCANITKLALVGKTAYATTAWKGLDDKARAEQPLAGGLFAFELV from the coding sequence ATGACACCCGACTGCGTATGGAACGTGGAGGCGATGCTGGGCGAGGGACCCCTCTGGGTGCCGCGCGACCAGGCGCTGTGGTTCGTCGACATCAAGAAGCGGCATATCCACCGCTACGAGCCGGCGACGGGCGGCAAGGCGACGTTCGACGCGCCGGAAAGCCCGGGCTTCCTGACGCCGGAGGGCGACGGCTTCATCGTCGGCCTGACCAGCGGCCTCTACCGCTTCGATCCCAAGACGAGCGCATTCGACCTGCTGCACCGTGTCGACGCCGACAAGCCCGGCAACCGGATCAATGACGGCGCGCGCGACGCCGCGGACCGGCTGTGGTTCGGCACGATGGACAATGGCGAGGCGGCGCCGACGGGCAGCCTCTACCGGCTCGACGCCTCCGGCCCTGTCGCGGTCGAGGGCGGGATCGCCATCACCAACGGGCCGTGCTCCAGCCCCGACGGCAAGACGTTCTATCACACCGACACGCTGAAGAAGCAGGTCTACGCCTACGATCTCGGAGCGGACGGGGCGCTGTCGAACAAGCGCGTTTTCGCGACGATCGAGGACGGCGCGGGCTATCCCGACGGCTCGGTGATCGACGCGGAGGGCTGCCTGTGGCTCGGGCTCTATGGCGGCTGGGCCGCGCGGCGCTATGCGCCGGACGGAAAACTCGTGTCCACGGTGCGCTTTCCCTGTGCCAACATCACCAAGCTCGCCTTGGTGGGCAAGACGGCCTATGCCACGACGGCGTGGAAGGGGCTGGACGACAAGGCGCGCGCGGAGCAGCCGCTGGCCGGCGGGTTGTTCGCGTTCGAGCTCGTGTAA
- a CDS encoding SDR family oxidoreductase has protein sequence MSSAIYPSLKGKRVVVTGGGSGIGAAIVAAFARQGAKVYFLDILDAESHALEQEFGGCDHAPVFCHCDLTDLDAVTKFFRETGPVDVLVNNAGNDDRHKLADITPAYWDERIAVNLRHMLFCAKEAAPGMKARGGGAIINFGSISWHLGLPDLVIYETAKAGIEGMTRALARELGGDNIRVTAVVPGNVKTPRQMKWYTPEGENEIVSQQSLKARVEPENVAALVLFLASDDGRMCTGHEYWIDAGWR, from the coding sequence ATGTCGTCAGCCATCTATCCGAGCCTGAAGGGCAAGCGCGTCGTGGTGACGGGCGGAGGCTCCGGCATCGGCGCCGCGATCGTCGCCGCCTTCGCGCGGCAGGGCGCGAAGGTGTATTTCCTCGACATCCTCGACGCCGAGAGCCATGCGCTGGAGCAGGAGTTCGGCGGCTGCGACCACGCGCCGGTGTTCTGCCACTGCGACCTGACCGATTTGGACGCGGTCACCAAATTCTTCCGGGAGACCGGTCCGGTCGACGTGCTGGTGAACAATGCCGGCAATGACGACCGCCACAAGCTCGCCGACATCACGCCGGCCTATTGGGACGAGCGGATCGCGGTGAATTTGCGTCACATGCTGTTCTGCGCCAAGGAGGCGGCGCCGGGCATGAAGGCGCGGGGCGGCGGCGCGATCATCAATTTCGGCTCGATCTCCTGGCATCTGGGCCTGCCCGACCTCGTCATCTACGAGACCGCCAAGGCCGGGATCGAGGGCATGACGCGGGCGCTGGCCCGCGAGCTGGGCGGCGACAATATCCGCGTCACCGCCGTGGTCCCCGGCAACGTCAAGACCCCGCGCCAGATGAAATGGTACACGCCGGAGGGCGAGAACGAGATCGTCAGCCAGCAGTCCTTGAAAGCGCGCGTCGAACCTGAAAATGTTGCGGCGCTGGTGCTGTTCCTGGCATCGGACGACGGCCGGATGTGCACCGGCCACGAGTATTGGATCGACGCCGGCTGGCGATGA
- a CDS encoding sugar porter family MFS transporter, with protein MTKPNYGLVIMLTVAATLGGLLFGYDTAVISGATDAITYNFVTPLHLPESSANFLSGFAIGCALLGCVLGAAIAGPVSTGLGRRTGLLIAGVLFFVSSIGAGFPEFGFGALGFTGPHALPIFIFYRLMGGTAIGMASMLAPMYIAEIAPPSTRGLLVTFQQIAIVVGINLVYFVNWFVQSMGNHDFLMNLGWRYMLASAAIPATLLIVFMLLVPETPRYLVLKDRGAEALALLRRLGGGDPDTTLKEIQATLTQHTRPLLSFGWLVLIVGIMLSVFQQVVGINAVLYFAPKMFQNMGASQNDAYLESAWFVGVTMTLFTLVATATVDRLGRKPLLVWGALIMAAAMLTLGTLFHLHLVSATVQAGASGTSGSSYVAIAAVVVYIIGFSFSWGPVTWVMLSEIFPNSIKGKAMSIAVAAQWIANFVVSQTFPMLDGSSALNAAFNHGFAYWLYGVGGLLAAVFVLRFVPETKQRSLEAIEGLWGKKRAG; from the coding sequence ATGACCAAGCCGAACTACGGCCTCGTAATCATGCTGACCGTCGCGGCGACGCTGGGCGGCCTGCTGTTCGGCTACGACACGGCGGTGATCTCCGGCGCGACCGATGCGATCACCTACAATTTCGTCACGCCCCTGCACCTGCCGGAGAGCAGCGCGAATTTCCTTTCCGGTTTCGCCATCGGCTGCGCGCTTCTGGGCTGCGTGCTCGGGGCCGCGATCGCCGGGCCGGTCTCGACCGGGCTGGGACGCCGCACCGGCCTGCTGATCGCGGGCGTGCTGTTCTTCGTCTCGTCGATCGGCGCGGGCTTTCCCGAATTCGGCTTCGGCGCGCTGGGCTTCACCGGGCCGCATGCGCTGCCGATCTTCATCTTCTATCGCCTGATGGGCGGCACCGCGATCGGCATGGCCTCGATGCTGGCACCGATGTACATCGCCGAGATCGCGCCGCCTTCGACCCGCGGGCTTCTTGTGACGTTTCAACAAATCGCCATCGTGGTCGGCATCAACCTGGTCTATTTCGTCAATTGGTTCGTCCAGTCGATGGGCAATCACGACTTCCTGATGAATCTGGGCTGGCGCTACATGCTGGCCTCGGCGGCGATCCCCGCAACCCTGCTGATCGTCTTCATGCTGCTGGTTCCCGAGACGCCGCGCTATCTGGTGCTCAAGGATCGCGGCGCCGAGGCGCTGGCGCTGCTGCGGCGGCTGGGCGGCGGCGATCCCGACACCACGCTGAAGGAGATCCAGGCGACGCTGACCCAGCACACGCGGCCGCTGCTCAGTTTCGGCTGGCTCGTGCTGATCGTCGGCATCATGCTGTCGGTGTTCCAGCAGGTCGTGGGCATCAACGCGGTGCTCTATTTCGCGCCCAAGATGTTCCAGAACATGGGCGCCTCGCAGAACGACGCCTATCTCGAATCCGCTTGGTTCGTCGGCGTGACCATGACGCTGTTCACCCTGGTGGCGACCGCCACGGTCGACCGGCTCGGGCGCAAGCCCTTGCTGGTGTGGGGCGCGCTGATCATGGCGGCGGCGATGCTGACGCTGGGCACGCTGTTCCACCTGCATCTGGTGAGCGCCACGGTGCAGGCCGGCGCCTCCGGCACCAGCGGCTCGTCCTATGTCGCGATTGCGGCGGTGGTGGTCTACATCATCGGGTTCTCCTTCTCCTGGGGACCGGTGACCTGGGTGATGCTGTCGGAGATCTTCCCCAATTCGATCAAGGGCAAGGCGATGTCGATCGCCGTGGCGGCGCAGTGGATCGCGAATTTCGTGGTGTCGCAGACCTTCCCGATGCTGGACGGCTCGTCGGCGCTCAACGCCGCGTTCAATCACGGCTTCGCCTATTGGCTGTACGGCGTCGGCGGCTTGCTGGCCGCGGTGTTCGTGCTGCGCTTCGTGCCGGAGACCAAGCAGCGCAGCCTCGAGGCGATCGAAGGCCTGTGGGGCAAAAAGCGCGCCGGCTGA
- a CDS encoding IlvD/Edd family dehydratase, with protein MPERKPAKRFRSLDWFAAPGRNDMAALYLERFMNYGMTPEELRSGRPIIGIAQSGSDLNPCNRHHLELAKRVRDGIRDAGGIPIEFPTHPIFENCRRPTAAGDRNLAFMTLVEILHGYPIDAVVLTTGCDKTTPAAIMAASAMDIPAIVLSGGPMLDGWHDGELVGSGTVIWRSRRKLAAGEITEEQFLQAACDSAPSAGHCNTMGTASTMNAVAEALGMSLPGCSAIPAPYRERGQIAYETGKRIVDMAYDDLTPSKILTRASFTNAIATVAAIGGSTNAQPHIVAMARHAEVEIGVADWNAAHDIPLLLNMQPSGKYLGERFHRAGGVPAILCELLKAGRIDGSALTCTGATLAQTIAGRETRDREMIAPYDKPLMERAGFMVLKGNLFDFAIMKTSVISADFRKRYLSSPGRENVFEGKAVVFDGSDDYHHRINDPALGIDGNTILVIRGAGPVGWPGSAEVVNMQPPDALLKQGIASLPTLGDGRQSGTSDSPSILNASPESAVGGGLSWLRTGDLIRIDLNKGTCDAVVPEPEIARRRTEGLPPVPETATMWQEIFRATVTQMDSGAVMAPALKYRRIGAKTPRHNH; from the coding sequence ATGCCCGAGCGCAAACCCGCCAAGCGTTTCCGCTCCCTGGACTGGTTCGCGGCGCCGGGGCGCAACGACATGGCGGCGCTCTATCTCGAGCGCTTCATGAATTACGGCATGACGCCGGAGGAATTGCGCTCGGGGCGGCCGATCATCGGCATCGCGCAGTCGGGCAGCGATCTCAATCCCTGCAACCGGCACCATCTCGAACTCGCCAAGCGGGTGCGCGACGGCATCCGCGACGCCGGCGGCATCCCCATCGAATTCCCCACCCATCCGATCTTCGAGAATTGCCGCCGCCCCACCGCGGCCGGCGACCGCAACCTCGCCTTCATGACGCTGGTGGAGATCCTGCACGGCTATCCGATCGACGCGGTGGTGCTGACCACCGGCTGCGACAAGACCACGCCGGCGGCGATCATGGCGGCGTCGGCGATGGACATCCCCGCCATCGTGCTGTCGGGCGGACCGATGCTGGACGGCTGGCATGACGGCGAGCTGGTCGGCTCGGGCACCGTGATCTGGCGCAGCCGGCGCAAGCTGGCGGCGGGCGAGATCACGGAGGAGCAGTTCCTCCAGGCCGCCTGCGATTCCGCGCCGTCGGCCGGACATTGCAACACGATGGGGACCGCTTCGACGATGAACGCGGTGGCGGAGGCGCTCGGCATGTCGCTGCCCGGCTGCTCGGCGATCCCGGCGCCCTATCGCGAGCGCGGCCAGATCGCCTATGAGACCGGCAAGCGCATCGTCGACATGGCCTATGACGACCTGACGCCGTCGAAGATCCTGACCCGCGCGTCCTTCACGAATGCGATCGCGACGGTCGCGGCGATCGGCGGCTCGACCAACGCGCAGCCGCATATCGTGGCGATGGCGCGCCATGCCGAGGTGGAGATCGGCGTCGCGGACTGGAACGCGGCGCACGACATCCCGCTGCTGCTGAACATGCAGCCCTCGGGCAAATATCTGGGCGAGCGCTTCCACCGCGCCGGCGGCGTGCCCGCGATCCTGTGCGAGTTGCTGAAGGCCGGGCGGATCGACGGTTCGGCCCTGACCTGCACGGGCGCGACGCTGGCGCAGACTATCGCGGGCCGCGAGACCCGGGACCGCGAGATGATCGCGCCCTATGACAAGCCGCTGATGGAGCGCGCCGGCTTCATGGTGCTGAAGGGCAACCTGTTCGACTTCGCGATCATGAAGACCAGCGTGATCTCGGCCGATTTCCGCAAGCGCTATCTCAGCAGCCCCGGGCGCGAGAACGTGTTCGAGGGCAAGGCGGTCGTGTTCGACGGCTCGGACGATTATCACCACCGGATCAACGACCCGGCGCTCGGGATCGACGGCAACACCATCCTGGTGATCCGCGGCGCCGGCCCGGTGGGCTGGCCGGGCTCGGCGGAGGTGGTGAACATGCAGCCGCCCGATGCGCTGCTGAAGCAGGGGATCGCGTCGCTGCCGACGCTGGGCGACGGGCGGCAATCGGGGACGTCGGACAGCCCGTCGATCCTCAACGCCTCGCCGGAAAGCGCGGTGGGCGGCGGGCTGTCCTGGCTGCGCACGGGCGACCTGATCCGCATCGACCTCAACAAGGGGACCTGCGACGCGGTGGTGCCGGAGCCGGAGATCGCGCGCCGCCGGACCGAAGGCCTGCCACCGGTGCCGGAGACGGCGACGATGTGGCAGGAGATCTTCCGCGCCACGGTCACGCAGATGGACAGCGGCGCGGTGATGGCGCCGGCGCTCAAATACCGGCGGATCGGCGCAAAGACGCCGCGGCATAATCATTGA